ATTCTTGAGGTGACAACACCTGTTTCTGGAACTACAGGACCTTCTTCATCGAAGCGGTCATGCATTTTTGAGATTTTTTCCCATTTTTGCTTATAGGTACTATTGATTGATTCAACCGTTGGGAAACCTACAGGTTTACCCTCTTCAAGTTTGTCACGATACTCTTTTGTATACGCTTTGAAATCATCTTCTGTAATAATGCCTTTAGCAATAAGCTGATCTGCATAAATACGTGCAGGGGTTGCATGTTTACGCACTTTTTTATACATCATTGGCTGTGTTGCACTTGGCTCATCTGCTTCGTTATGGCCAAGTTTACGGTAACAAACAAGATCAACCACCACATCTTTATTAAAGGTATTACGGTAACCTAATGCTAATTGCATCACATGTTTTACCGCTTCAGGATCATCCCCATTCACATGAAGTACTGGCGCCTGAACAATTTTTGCAGCATCTGTACAGTATTCTGAAGAACGCGCATCTAAAAGATTTGAAGTTGTAAATCCAACGCGGTTATCAACAACAATATGAACGGTTCCCCCTGTTGTATAACCACGAACTTGTGACATTTGAAGTGTTTCAAGTACAATCCCTTGGCCTGCAAATGCTGCATCTCCATGAATTAATACTGGTAATACCGTATTAAAGGGTAATTGCCCGATAGGTGTGCCGGCAGAAATACGGCGCTCTAAACGCGCACGAACAGAACCTTCAACCACAGGATTAACAATCTCTAAGTGAGAAGGGTTAAACGCTAATGCAAGGTGCACTGGTGGGTTATTAGGCGTTGCTTGTACTGATGAAGAGAAACCCATATGGTATTTCACATCCCCAGAACCTTTAGTAAAGGTAGGTACACCATCAAACTCATCAAAGAGTAATTTAGGCGCTTTACCTAAAATATTCACAAGCGTGTTTAAACGCCCACGGTGCGCCATACCAATAACGATCTCTTCTGCACCAAAATTTGAAGCGCCCACAACCATCTCATGAAGCATTGGGATCAATGCATCCCCACCTTCTAATGAGAATCGTTTTTGCCCCACATAACGGGTATGAAGATAGCGCTCTAAACCATCGGCTGCGACAAGCTCTTTTAACGTCTCTTTGCGCTCTTCATCTGTAAAGCGGTAGTTATCTTGAACTTCTTCAAGTCGCTTTCTAAGCCAGATACGCTCTTCATCTTTTGTGATGTGCTCAATCTCAACACCAATGTGTCCGATATAAGTACGTTGAACAGTATCAAGAATCTCACGAAGCGTCATCTCAGATTTACCAGCTAAGCCGCCTGTTCTAAAAACCGTTCCCATATCCATTTCTGTTAAACCAAAAAAGCCAGGGTTTAACTCTGGAACATTGGGAAGTTCACGTAAATGAAGAGGGCATAAGTCTGCTACTTGATGCCCTCTACGGCGATATTCCCCAATTAAGTTTAATACCGCAACTTGTTTTTCTAAAAATGCCTCATCAACACTGCCACCTTGAGAATGACCGTGCTGTCGTCGCATCTCTTCAAACGCTCTTTTAATAGGTCCTTGTGCAATATCTTGCTCGCCCTTAAACTGCGCAAAATAATCCTGCCACTCTTTTGAGACAGTAGTAGGATCTTCAAGATAGGACTCAAACATTTCTTCGACATACGTCTGATTGGCACCATTTAGTGCCGACGTTTCTCTAAACTCATCTATTAGTTTCATAGTTATCGCTCACATATATGTAGTCTAAAATTGATAGGAAATTAAAAAGAAAGAAATTGTTCCCATTATACCCGATTTTTCTCAATTTCGTGCAATAAGTCCGCTACGCTAACCCCTGCATTTTTTGTTTTTTTTATGACGGTTAAAAATAGGATTTGAAATGTTTATTTAAAATTACATTAATGCAAATGTGTTAGTATGTAAATCATTCACTATATTAATGTTTACTTATGGGAATAACGCATGAAATTAAATGAACTTCGGTACTTTATCGCTGTTGCTGAAGAGAGACATTTTGGGCGTGCAGCTCAAAAATGCTTCATCTCTCAACCTGCTTTATCCATTGGTATTAAGAACTTAGAAGCATCTATGGATGTATCGCTCTTTGAGCGAACCACAAATGAAGTTCTTCTCACCCCTGAAGGCGAAAAAGCACTACCTAAGGCTAGAAGAATTTTTGAACTCGTTGATGAACTCCTATCTCTTAGTAAAGAATCCGATTCGATCGATGGTCGCTTCAACCTTGGCATCATCTTTACGATCGCGCCTTACTTACTCCCGAAAATGATTCCATCATTACGAGCAGCCGCACCAGATTTACAGCTTAACCTCTTTGAAAACATGACAGATAGCTTGCTACCGATGTTAAAAACAGGGGAAATTGATGCGGCGATTTTAGCACTTCCAATTGCTGATCCTACTTTTGAAGTGATCGAGCTTTATGAAGAGCCTTTCTATGTGATTACCCCAAAAAATCATCCGCTTAATGAGAAAACAGAAATTTCTCCGGATGAGATCCATGAGTATGATCCCTTACTTCTCAATATAGGACACTGCTTTAGAGATCAGGTATTAGATCGCTGTAAAGAGATTAATGCGACAAATTCTCATCACCACTCTTTAGAGACGATTCGTAATATTGTGGCTGCAGGGCATCAAATTTCTGTACTGCCTAAGTACGCCTTAACAGATGACCATCTAGGGGAGCTCTTGCATTATATTCCTTTCACAGAACCAGTTCCTACCCGAAAAGTGGCACTTGTTTATCGGAAAGAATTTACACAGATGCGCAAAATTGAGACAATTGCGAAATGTATTCAAGATCTTAACCTTTAAACCAACAGTATATTCAAGGAAGAATCAGATGTTAATTGATCAGTTCGGACGAAAAATTGACTATGTGCGAATCTCAGTCACAGATCGCTGTGATCTGCGTTGCACTTACTGTATTCCTAAAGGATTTAAAGGCTTTGAGGTTAACAAAAACTGGCTCACCTTCGATGAGATCATTCGTGTTGTTTCCGCATTTTCAGCAATGGGAACCGACCATTATAGAATCACAGGAGGCGAGCCACTTCTTCGCAAAGATGTGACTGAGCTTATTCGCCACATAAAAGAGATCCCAACTATTAAAGATCTCTCCATGACCACAAATGCAACGCAGCTTGAAAAACATGCAAAAGGACTTAAAGCCGCAGGGCTTGATCGCTTAAATATTAGCCTTGATTCTATCAATCCCTTAACCGTGCATCAGATCACCGGCAATGATTGTATAGAAAAAGTAAAACAGGGGATTTTTGCGGCGAAAGATGCTGGCTTTGAAACCATTAAAATCAATATGGTGCCAATGATTGGTGTTAATGATAAAGACATTGATGCCATGATTAAATTCTGTATGGATAATGGGTTAATCTTACGCCTTATCGAAGCGATGCCAATGGGAAGCACGGGGCAAAATACAGAAGGTGAGGATTTAACAATACTCCTTGAATCTCTGCGTCACAAATATGGCTTAATCGATTCTACAAAATCACTAGGACAAGGTCCTGCTAAATATTATGAATCCCCCGATGGCTCATTCACCTTTGGTCTTATTACCCCTATGAGTCAGCATTTTTGTGATGCTTGCAACCGGGTTCGTATGTCTGTAGATGGCACGCTCTATATGTGCTTAGGACAAGAAGAAGCCTTCCCTCTTCGAGAAATGCTACGAGATAACTGCACAGATGAAGAGTTACAAACAGCCATTCGTAAAGCTGTTGACCTTAAACCCCACAAACATGAATTCACAACGGATGCTACAAAAATTCAACGAATTATGTCGATGACCGGCGGTTAACTTGCTACACTAAGCGAAGATAGATTATAAATGCCGGATTGTTTTATAATCATAACAATTGGCAGCGAAATAGATTCCAGATTATTAAAAATTACGGAGTGGAAAATGAACAAGCAATATGGTGTAAAAATGACTCTTCCAAAGCATTCTACTTACCTTAGAGAGAATCTTTTAGGAAGTGATTTTAGTGCAGAAAGATGGTTTGATAGCGCCGAAGCTCGCCAAAAATTCTTAGATTCATACCAACAAGATTTCCTCTACTATCGTATTGGTGATCGCCCACGTTATAAATATGAATTGATTGAAAAATAATCTCCCTAAAAATACAAACTAACACTTAAAAGCCCACAAAATGTGGGCTTTTTTAATGCTTCATCGATTTATCTGTCTTATGTAGTCAAACCTATAATAGTCGATTGAAAGGCTACTGAACCAGATTCTTGCACATCGGTAATGAGAAGGCGTAACAGCCATTTTACTCAACATCATGCTGCTGATTTGTACATACACCGCTTTACTTTCAACGACCATATTTCCCAAACAAAGCCAATAAATATTGAAATATAAACACAAAGAAAAACCCTAATGAATTGCTTCATTAGGGTTATCTATATGGCGCGCCCAGAAGGAGTCGAACCTCCGACCGCCTGGTTC
The nucleotide sequence above comes from Ignatzschineria rhizosphaerae. Encoded proteins:
- a CDS encoding 2-oxoglutarate dehydrogenase E1 component; translation: MKLIDEFRETSALNGANQTYVEEMFESYLEDPTTVSKEWQDYFAQFKGEQDIAQGPIKRAFEEMRRQHGHSQGGSVDEAFLEKQVAVLNLIGEYRRRGHQVADLCPLHLRELPNVPELNPGFFGLTEMDMGTVFRTGGLAGKSEMTLREILDTVQRTYIGHIGVEIEHITKDEERIWLRKRLEEVQDNYRFTDEERKETLKELVAADGLERYLHTRYVGQKRFSLEGGDALIPMLHEMVVGASNFGAEEIVIGMAHRGRLNTLVNILGKAPKLLFDEFDGVPTFTKGSGDVKYHMGFSSSVQATPNNPPVHLALAFNPSHLEIVNPVVEGSVRARLERRISAGTPIGQLPFNTVLPVLIHGDAAFAGQGIVLETLQMSQVRGYTTGGTVHIVVDNRVGFTTSNLLDARSSEYCTDAAKIVQAPVLHVNGDDPEAVKHVMQLALGYRNTFNKDVVVDLVCYRKLGHNEADEPSATQPMMYKKVRKHATPARIYADQLIAKGIITEDDFKAYTKEYRDKLEEGKPVGFPTVESINSTYKQKWEKISKMHDRFDEEGPVVPETGVVTSRITEIARIMDKLPEGFKLHNRVQRIHENRLKMGEGEIEMDWGFAEIMAYATLLEEGYPIRITGQDSGRGTFFHRHAVYHNQEDGNTHIPLQHLTHDQANFTVIDSILSEAGVLGFEFGYAATEPNALVIWEAQFGDFVNGAQVVIDQFIAAGETKWNRYNGLVMLLPHGYEGQGPEHSSARPERFLELCAENNMSLVVPTTPAQAFHMFRRQMHQDYRKPLVVMTPKSLLRHRQAVNVLEDLAQGTFRSVLPEIDAIDAAKVDRVVISVGKIFYDIRDRREAAKDEKTAIIRLEEIYPFPTKVLAAELAKYPNAKEVIFLQDEPLNQGYATFVRPYLEDIVVATKTLTFVTRPAAAAPAVGYSHVHAAQEKALLDAIIPLAE
- a CDS encoding LysR substrate-binding domain-containing protein, whose protein sequence is MKLNELRYFIAVAEERHFGRAAQKCFISQPALSIGIKNLEASMDVSLFERTTNEVLLTPEGEKALPKARRIFELVDELLSLSKESDSIDGRFNLGIIFTIAPYLLPKMIPSLRAAAPDLQLNLFENMTDSLLPMLKTGEIDAAILALPIADPTFEVIELYEEPFYVITPKNHPLNEKTEISPDEIHEYDPLLLNIGHCFRDQVLDRCKEINATNSHHHSLETIRNIVAAGHQISVLPKYALTDDHLGELLHYIPFTEPVPTRKVALVYRKEFTQMRKIETIAKCIQDLNL
- the moaA gene encoding GTP 3',8-cyclase MoaA; protein product: MLIDQFGRKIDYVRISVTDRCDLRCTYCIPKGFKGFEVNKNWLTFDEIIRVVSAFSAMGTDHYRITGGEPLLRKDVTELIRHIKEIPTIKDLSMTTNATQLEKHAKGLKAAGLDRLNISLDSINPLTVHQITGNDCIEKVKQGIFAAKDAGFETIKINMVPMIGVNDKDIDAMIKFCMDNGLILRLIEAMPMGSTGQNTEGEDLTILLESLRHKYGLIDSTKSLGQGPAKYYESPDGSFTFGLITPMSQHFCDACNRVRMSVDGTLYMCLGQEEAFPLREMLRDNCTDEELQTAIRKAVDLKPHKHEFTTDATKIQRIMSMTGG